The genomic segment AAACATCGTCAGAGACTGTACACTACTACCACCCATGAACTTTAGCCGATGTGGACTCTCATCAGTGTTGAGCGTCATGTCGGGGTTCAGATCCGCATGCTCATGAGGACTGTGATTTTCTCGCGCATTGGCACGATATGCCTCCGCGACCCATGAAAGCTTTCGTAATGCCGCATCTTCGGCTTCGAAGCCGTCATCGTACGCCGGCGATAGGTACTGCCGCGGGCGCGGAGAGACGGCGCGAAGAGGATCTCGAGGTGTCTCGGAAACCCCCTGCACACTGCCGCCGCCCTGACTTTGTGTGATGGCGCTCTTGGCCGCCCATTTCCGTACGGCGTGCTGGTTCGGATTTCTGGGGTTTGTGGTCTGGCATTCATCGCCGCGGAGGATGCAGTTGTGGCATTTTGGAGTCTGTGCATCGCACCGGACCTTTCTTTTGCGACATTGATTGCAGGCCAGAGACAGTCGGATGCGCTTCGGTTGGGAACTTTGCGGCTGCTCGCCCGAGCTGGATACGGAGTCGGGCATGGCTGCTGACGGAAGGTGAAAGAGCAGAGGTTTTCGGTTGGGAGATCCGGACGGAGAGCCAGTCTTCTCCTCGGTCGAGGCCCGGAGGTCTTCAACGGCAAGGTATATACTGGAGACCCCTCACAAAGGGTCCTGTGTCACTTGAAAAAAACAGATGGGTTGCATTCGACAAGAAAAGGGATACGTGTGCCGGTTAGTTTATCTTGCATTTCCCCACGCGCGTCTGACCCGAGCGTGGGGCGCACTTGACGCTTCCCCATGCCGGTTCTGAACCTACTAGTGCCAATTCAGACCGCAGTCAAGGGAAACCCCGCGTTGGGAATCCGGGGGCGGGGGACTGCGGCATTGTGCCTCGGGAAGAAAGACCACTCAATACACTGCCATTTGTAATGCCAGCTCAAGTTCTGCTTCATTGCTGCCAGAGCTGCGGATACCTCAAACTACGTTTCAGTTAGTAAGATGTGGGTATGTAAAATCCAGTTTAAGCTATTTCCTCACGCGGGCTACGATCCGACTGGCCGATGAAGCCGTACCCAGAAGCCAAGAGTCACACATACCTATCTATAAACTACTGACCTCACGCCTGCTGTCTAATCGATGAATATCGAGAAAGAAGCAGGAGTTCTCTGGTCTGGACATGCAAGTCAAATTCGGCCATCGAAACTGCGGTGCAGAAGAGATCATTGACGCTTGACTTAGTACTTGCTTAATTATCGGTTGGTGAGTTAAAGATCTGGTTCTACGGAGATGGTGGGAATCTTTGCAGGATCTTAAGTTGGCAAAATTATTGGAAAAGCAAACCAATTGCATACGAAATCGTAAATTCGAAATCATAGAATAGCATGTTCTCTTAAATGAGGCTAAGGCCTGGACTATCAATATGCCTTCACCGCCGCCAATTGCAACAGCCTGTCCGTCACAATAGGCTTCTCCAGAGGTTCCTCGCGCTCTTGTGGGTCAAGAACCCCGTCCCTCTTTGCCTTTCCTTGGGGATGGATGTTTGTGTGCGGCCAGTGCGTGGTACCTCCCCATGAACGGAAAATGTCCGCTTTCTCCTTCAATGCCTGTGGGTCGGCGAATTTGACGGGCGTGAAGCAGACGTACTGCGCGTGTCTGATTTGAGTTCCCGTGGGATGTTTGGCGTAATGCATCGATCTTGACACGGTCAACATGAAGGGTTCCTCAACACTGGAAACAGGTGCTGTAGAGATGTAAACATACCGTGAATCCCAGAGCACCAGGTCGCCTGGCTCAAGGTTGGGTTTGATGAGGCGACACCCACGATCCTCGAACCACTTGACATCCTCTTCCTTGAAAATAAACAGGTCACGATAATTCGCTTCGGGAGGTGGGGCGTCTTCATGGTTTGCCATTTCTCTTGTCTCCTTGAAAAATTGATCGTAGAGCTTGGCGGAGCCATCCATCAGGATGAGGCCGCCATCGTCATCCCCATTAGGGGCGAAGTTGAGAAGACCTTGGATGCACTGAAGGCCCTTCCTCTTGGGATCCTGGTCTGGAATTCCTCTCTTAGAGAACGAAGTGATTGGGTGGTCTGCAGGTAGACTTACCACAGTGGGGCCATGAAGACCACTTCAAGTCCTTCTGGCGAGGAAGCGTAATGTTGAACATGTCAAAACTGACCAGCAACTCCTCTGTCTCCCAGATATGAATGAATGGGTTCATCACTCCAGGCTCCCTATCAAAAGTTCAGCTCACATAACACGAGTCCATGGACCGGTGCCACTCACATTCTTGCTTCCCACGCGAATCGCTCATGTGGGGCGCAGTAGGACCCGTACATGCCACCCTTGAACGAGACGGGGAGGTGCTCAGAGGTCCACGTATCTTCGTTTTTCGGATCGAATCCACGATTGAAAGACTTGAGCCATTCGACCTGCTTTGATTTGTAATACTCAGCTCGTTCAGGAGTAATAGCGTTCTTAATGATGGCGTAGCCATGTTCGAAGAAGAAGTCGCGCCAATCGCCGTAGTTTGACTTCGGGGTTAAGAGGCTCTCCGACATGATTGATGTTCAAGAGTGAATAATCTGTCAGATTGGTAGTGCGTTTACTATGACAATTTAAGAAGGTGTAATCACGTAGTCCGGTCTATTGAAGAAGATGCAGTGAATCTGGATTATCCTGTCATCTTCTCTTTGACTTTATGTCTCCTCTCTTTCCTGCCAACAAGTAGAGATCTCAATCGTGAACTCGTGAAGCTATCCTGAGACCGCAATTCAGGCTTCCCCGCACAATCACGTCCCTGAATCAATCTCTCCTGTATGAGAGTGCATTCCCTCGGGCTTCATCCTAGGCCCGGTTCGGTCATCCGTTTGACCCTTGGCTGATGAGACAGCTATTGTGGCCGCGGACTCCTCGGTTCGGTTCGGTTCGGTTCGGACCAGCTCTCTGGGCTCCTCTTCTCCGCAATTTCGTAGCAACGGCGGGGCCGGCTGCCCCTCGATCTGAGTACGGCTATTCCGCACCCACATGAAGGCTATCCCGCACCCATACTAGGCCTACTCAAGCAAATAGTGGGCTGCACGTGACTGCACCGCCGCAGCAGCCACATTGAGCGCGCGCCTTCCCATTGTTTCTATTTTGACGCGTCTTTTCTGTCCAACACCTCCTTTTTCAGTCACTTTTGAAGCAGGATAAGTACCTTTTTGAGCACCAAAATATGAGCTCTAGAGAAGTATTTCCCCTGAGCAAAGACTGGCTTCTGAAGTCGTGGTTCTGACTCCGAAAAGCGCGCATAGGCGgcattataaaagagggcaAAGTGGAAGGTGCAGCAGGCAGTGGAAGGTGCAGCAGGCAGTGGAAGGTGCGCCTTCCAATCCTCTCGAAACTGCCGGAATAATAGAAATTCCGGGTCAAATGTGGCTGCTGCGGCGGTGCAGTCACGTGCAGCCCACTATTTGCTTGAGTAGGCCTAGTATGGGTGCGGGATAGCCTTCATGTGGGTGCGGAATAACCGTACTCCTCGATCTTGGCTGAATCTGGTGCGGCGCACTCCTCGCCCCACAGAATCGTGCATGTCCGCCTGGGGAAGCCCGCTCCGGGCAGAATTAGACCGAGGCACTCAAACTATGGAACTTGAGCCTCGCGACAACGCGATGTTCTGGTAAAGCCATTGAATCATCAGACGCGTTCCATAAGAAGAACTTTGTTTGCATGTTCAGTGATATGACGAACTCGTGATGCCCCTTTGCCTCACCGTATCTCAATTATTCAGTCCCAATTGTCAAGTCGCCAGATTCAGCCATGCCTCTTCCCATCCAGATTGCGTATAAGCCCATCGGTAAGCCTGAGATCGGCACCAACAACTACCAAGGCTTCACCCCAGGTCGGGCCGAAGTCCTGCCTAAAGGTTGGAACGGCTACAATGCAAAGCCCCTTGAGAGCGACATTCGAATCGATCACGATGTCGAGATCAAAGTTAGAGACGGGTGTAGACTCTACATTGACGTATACCGCCCAGCGGACAGCACCGAGAAGATCCCCGCCATTGTTGGCTGGTCACCCTACGGCAAAAAGTACAGCGCACTTACCATGCTCCCGATGACGCCATGGTCCTGCTGCGTGAAGAAGAGCGACCTCAGCGGCCTGGAGAAGTTTGAGGGTCTCGATCCGCAGCGGTGGTGCCCCAAGGGGTACGCGATCATAAGCGTCGATAGCAGAGGCGCTGGCAACAGCGACGGTCAAGTCCCAATTATGGGTTTGCAGGATGCCGAGGACGCTTACGATGTTATCGAGGCTATTGCAAAGTTCGACTGGTGCAACGGAAGCGTTGGTATGGCGGGCAACTCTGCGCTTGCTATTGCTCAATGGCATGTCGCTGCTCTGAACCCTCCATCCCTCAAAGCCATTGCACCATGGGAGGCGAGTGGTGATCTATTCCGCGAGCAGTTCGTCCGGGGTGGCATTTTCTCCATGAGCAACTTCGATCTTATCACCAGTCTCATCATCAAAGGCAACTCAGGTGTAGAGGACTTTGCGGAAATGTACCGCAGAAGTTCCCTCTCAAATATCTGGTGGGAGGACAAGCGTGCAAACATGAAGGCAATTAAGATCCCGGCCTACATCTCCGGGTCAGACTTTAGTTCTATCCACACAATGGGTAGCATCAGAGGTTTTATGGAACTGGATACTTCCGACAAATGGATACGATGGAGCGCGTGGCAGGAGTGGTTTGATCTGTACAGTGTGCCGGAAACAAACGAGGATTTGGCGGTAAGTCTCCCAGTCCTTTCCAATGCTCTTTGTCAGACATCATGCTAATCATCGCTTCAGAAATTCTTTGACAGATATCTCAAGGGCATCGAAAACGACTGGGAGAAGACCCCCAAGGTGCGGTGGACATCATTGAAGTTCGGCGACCGAGAGCCAGAAAGCGACATCATTTTTGAAGACTTCCCTCCACCAAACACCGAATACAAGACCTTCTATCTCGATAACGAGAAACTGTCCGAGTCTGCTCCGTCGAACTCCTCAACAGTATCCTACAACTCCGAAGATGGCAATTCGCTTGTCAAGTTTACATACACGTTTGACAAACCCTCACGACTCATTGGCATTCCGAAGGCAGTCTTGTACATGTCTTGTCCTTCACACGATGACATGAACGTCTTTGTCAACATCAGAAAACTCGATAAGAACGGGAACCCGATGATGCATCTCTGCTTCCCATTCTGGGCTGCACCAGTCAAGTCCATTCATGACATCCCTAAGAAGGAGCAGAGTAGCACAAATTTGAATCTCGGCTCGGTCGGTCAGCTGAGGGCCTCTCATCGAAACACTGATCCGGAGCGATCGATGCACCCTCAATTCCCTTTCCACCCCCACGACAGGGAAGACAAGGTCTCACCTGGCACCATTGTGGAGTTGGAGATCGGCATCTGGGCCATGGGTGTAGACTATGAGGCGGGTGAATCTGTTCAGGTGCAGATTGGCGGTCAGTTTCCCTCCATTGCTGAGTACAAGGCATTTTCTACTGAGCGGCCGGATTATGAGAGGAACAAGGGCAAGCATTTCATCCACTGTGGGCCAGAGTATCAGAGTCGCATTATCCTTCCTTCCATTCCGTCATAGTCTTCTTATCGCTGGGTTATTGCAGCAGAACAGCAGATGTCATAATGGAGACCCGTGAAGTTCTGGATTTCTTTCGAGAGCCATCCTGAAACCCACATTCAAGTTCGAGTGACCCACATCTAGCACTTCGTTCTTACGTAGTAGGGCTTCTTACCTTCCGATGAAGTAAAAGCATTGAATGCCATCGAAGTACGACTTTTCAAAAGAACCCAATACTGTGAAAATGTTCGAAGTAACAGCACTGTCAAACTTTTGTGGCTTTGAGTTGCTGAAAACGTTACGACGTCGAGTGTCAGTAAGAGAGATTCGGATGGTCCCAAGTTTAATCCGAGTCTGCACGATTCTCTCCCTCCATACCCTTGATTTGTTCAGTCAAGAAAATAGACAAGCAGAGAGAGGCAAATAATTGTGGTAAATATCACTCATCCTTGGTGAATGATTTAATCAGGTCTACTTTCAATTACTCCCAAATTACACATAAGCACCTGACTGTCATCCAACCTGCCGCCATCTTGAGGCCTAAGGTACACAACATGGCACCACTGCTGGGGACTTCAGGACTATTTCATCCACCCGAAGTTTCCAGCTGAAGGAGTTTAGCCATACTAATGATTGTATGAAGGGGTCGTCGTGGTGTTTGCAATGGACCACTTCGAGACCATTTCTCTGATCTGGGTGCCCCAGATGAAGACAAAGATTCCAGCAGCGCCGATACCTGCCGTAAGAGCTCCATAAATACCAAATGCACCATCGTATCCCATTGAGGCGATGAAAGGTGTCACTCCATAGCTCGTTCCGAAAGAGATGACGCCGCGCATAGCGCAGATGATGACCAGCACCGGGCCAGACCGCGTCGGGTACGCGTCGAGAGCATAGGTGATGCCGACTTGGTTTGCTCCGACAAAGCCGAAGTAGTAGGCATTAAGAGCAAACACAATGGCAAACCAGTGATATCTATCGGGGTGCTCGGCTGCCTGGCCGTAGATCACGGCCGCGAGTGTACCGACAATAACGGGAATGATGAGAGGGATCAGTCGGTATTCTGCTTTGTGAACACCGCCGTTCCTTCGGGCGAAGAACTTAATGACCCAGTCTGATCCTCGACCCAGAAGTGGCAAGGCAAGGAATGCGACGACAATTTGACCGGTCAGGGCAAAACTGACGACTGATGATTTCCAGTTGTAGGGGGCATTCTGCAGGATCCCGCCATAGGTGGTACCAAGAGCGATGTTGACGCCGCTAGGAAGGAGATTAAGTTAGTGACAGTACACTGAAACTTTATGGAATGGGGTATTGGCCGTTGCCAGGGCTGCGTCTTACATCGTCAGGCCATTGAGCAGAAGTGCCCACATCATGTCAGGAAAGAAAGTAACGAGAGCCATGCCAGTGCAGCATTGCCAACCTTCTTTCCAATCGACCTTTTGGGTGAAAAGACGGAGGTCAGACGCGAAGGTGCGAGGCTTGAAGTTGACGAAGTCAAGCTGACGGGGCTCCGTGGTAGTCTTACGGGTTAGCATCTCCGTATACACTCCAGTGGTGTCGTCGACTCCAGGACTAGCAGTTGTGACAAAGTGCGAGACCTGGGCAGTCTGGCCTTGGTATGCTGCCAGCGGCCGGTCATACTTTGTCTCAGGTACCATGAAGACCGCAAAGATGAGAGTGATGGCGGCAAAACCTGAGCCCAGGAAGTACCAGCCAGACGACCCAATGCCAGCGGCTATGTAGGAAGTAAGAAGGGAGTAGACAGCGCTGAGAGTTGACTGCCAAAGCGTGAACCACATGAGACACCGGGCACGCTCGTGAAGAAAGTGAACCTCTTGTACCATTAGCGGGCAGAGAGCTTCACTCTGACCGGCTGCCAGGCCAAGGACCATACGAGCAACGAGGTGAGAGGTATAGCCTTTCTGAACACCGCAGAGGATGGAACCTATGACGGCCAAGGCACAAGACCCGAGGAAAACCGGACGGCGGCCTACTGCAAGTGCAAGAGGCATTCCAATGAGGTTTCCGAGTCCCATAAACAAGGAGGGATAAGTCATGAGATGGGAAATATCATCATATCCTCTGCCTTCGGCTGCATATTCAGGGATAAACTCTCCGAGAAGAGCTCCAAGGCCGGAGACTTGGACGAGGCCAACAGCGGCAAAGGTCGCACAAGTCATCGGAATTATCTATTCAAGGATTCCCAACGTCAGTCATCGCTTTTACACAAGATATCAGTGTCGGATTCTTGAGAAGTGACTAACCCATTTTCGAAGTGGGCTCAAGTTGAGTGGATCTGAGTCGATGAGCCGAATGATTAGCAAGAAGCACTTGGGTTATGAGGAGACTTTGATAATCCGCAGGCTCACCGCGTGGGTCCGAACTTGGAGTTGGGATAAGATAGGTAACATCTCCGTCGGCAAGTTGTACATTTGCCTTGAAGCTGCCATCGTCGAGTTGAGGCTTCTGGGGGAAGTCAGAGGCGGACTCCACCCTTTCCTCGGTGATCTTGTTGTCTATCTCGCCCATGTTGAAGCGATCGTCTTGAATAGTTAATAACGGAACTTGGTTTTTTGGTTCGGAACTGAAAGACTGCTGTCCTCTGTCCTCTATCAAGGACGAAGAACTGTTGTTTGTGGAACTATTGTTGTCGTGAAAGTTGGATTGATGCCACGGGAGGCAGGTCATATTTCTGCAAAATAGACACCCTGACAAACATCTGTGGTATCATTCGTCAATCTCGGATTCGTATCAACTCTCTCGCTTCTGTGTTCTTCTACCCTTGGCAGACTATCCGGCATCCCCAGATTCAACCCCAGATTCAGTGTGGGGTTTGACAGTCTGGGGTACAGGAGAGGGGCCCCGGCTTGGTCATTTACTAGGTCTTTTGCTTCGGCAGAGTGCTATCGCTCAGCTTCGTGCGGGGAAGCCTACGCGAACAGGGAAGTCCTCAGCCACAACGAGGGATGTGACAACCTAGGGCGCTCCGGAATTGGAGTCTTCGGCTCAATATCCGTGCCGTTGTGTCTATGTAGTTGTTATCTTCGGTTCGGAGTTTATGAATGCTGCTCAGCTATCGTTTCCCTTCGAGATCGAAGCGGTATACATTTTCCGGCTTGATTTGACCCGTATCTTCAAACCAACACTTTTCTGGGACCCAAGTGCTGGCCAACCGAAATCGCGAACTCGGTCTTTGAACCGAAATCCTATACTCCATGGCACTCGGATGGCTGGCTCTCGCTCCGGTGTAGTTTGATAATATTATGTCTAGACAATACTGCCTATCTCATCACCTGGGCGCTAGATATTGCTCTAGGGGAAGATTATGTCCCTAAACAAGTATGTCCATGGATACGAGGTGTTGAGTTCTCTTGAGGGTGATAGTCCCGGAACAAAGCTCTTTGCTCCGTTCTATATCGGCATTGTTCAAGTGGCCTATAGAGTGACTACGTCGCGCCTATCGATACATGCATGAAGTAGCTCAGGTATGACCTTCCAGTTGTCATTCGGGACACATTGTCGGTACGCGGAGCTGTTGTAGTAAGTAATGGCGTCACCTTGAGGCACAGTTGAGAAACTTTGGAGACCAACGATTGTGGCATTATGCATGTCAACGAAGGTAAGAATACAGCATCCTAGACCCTTTCTCCGAGTATTTCACTTTCCATCAACCAACAAATACCTTGAGCATGCACAATCATACCCGAATGTAAGGGATGCCTGTAAGCTTAAAAGCTCTCTCACTCAACTTCTTGTCGTTCAGTGGTCTCTCCCTAACAATGTGGTCTGGCTTTCCATTTCGGGTGGCAGTGTTGGACCCCGTGTGACGAGCGTTGGGCCAATGGGTGGTGCCCAGTCGAGCTGTAGAGGAACATATTGTCAGCTCCATCTCTTTCTTTGAGATACACCCTGGATCAAGAACTTACAGTCATATGCGGCTTTCTTACGCACAAGATCTTCTTGGGTAGCATCTGTGACAGGCATGAAGCAAGTGTACACAGCCATTCGATCAATGTTCCCCTTGACGGGGACATTGTAGTGCGCAGTGCGCGAATCCCATACAATCAAGTCACCAGGGTCAGCGCAAACCTTGATCCACTCTCCGCCGTGCTCCTTCAGCCATTCCATGCCGCGGTCAGTGAAGCCATACCACTCCTTGGTCCAGGCTGGAATACGCGGCTCGTCTTTGAGGTCTTTGTGGAACTGTGCACTCAGATTGTGAGAGCCCTTACAGACGATGAGACCACCATCATCGGGGCCGCAGGGGTGGAGGTTGACGAGGCCTTGAAGGCAGCGGAATCCAGGCTTCTCAGGGTCTTGATCTTGGTGGGGCCAGGGCTTGTTCTCGGGAAGGTTTGTGCGATTCGCGAAGCCATAGTTGATGACATCGAAGGAGACAAGGAGGTCCTCAGTGCCGTAGACCTTCTCAAATGCACCAACTACGCCGGGTTCACTGCGGATATCCCAGACAAAGTCTTCGTGGCAGGCCCCGTAGGCCATCAGCATACCCTTTTCATTGATGACCGGCAGCTTGTCGGGATGAACGGTCGATGGATCGTTTCGATCATAGCCAAGGCCACTAGAACCAGTCAGATTCCTGCAGCTAGACCAAGAAGATCAACATAGAACTTACAATGACTCCAAAAGCCCGTACATCTTGTCCGCATAGCCGTCGGCGCGCTCTCTTGGGATAGCAGCCTTGATCACGGCGAATCCGTCTCTGAGAAGATCATCACGCCAATCGCCGTAGGACGGGTCCTGGCCATCCATCTTCATTCTGCCATCCTCGACGGTCTTGATTGCAGCGCTGGGCTGCTCCGTAATTGAGACAGTCGTAGTAGCCATTGTCAAAGATCGGCAAATTTGGAAGGCTTGGAGTCAGTGCAGCGAAGCTGAAGGATGATTTGTTTTAGTCTTTGGTGCTATCACAAGTTGCAAGCTGTAGGTCTATTTGACTTTTGCCTGTTCAAACGACGTTGCCACCACGATCACAATCTAGCTAACATGAGCTGTGTCTTGCACCCCTGCAAAGATTTCCGAGGTTCTGGGCCGGGTGTGCTGATCACGTTCCGGATGGGCACTGCGATCGAGCCCCTCGGTTCGGTTCGCCGCTCGGTTCGGCTCCCTAAAGTTGGCCAACTGGGGCAGATACGTCCCCCAACCCCAGACACATCTGCCTTCTTTTCCAGTTCACCTGGGTTAAGGATCCGAAGGCAGCTAGGTATCGGAAAGTGGATGGGCTGAACTCGCGATTATGCCTTCGGGATAGGCAAAGCCCCAATGTGACTGGCGGTCTTGTCCGAAGAGGGTCTTAGCTTCGGATCACAGCTCATCTCGCACATGCCAATGCCGCAGTACTTGATCCCCTGCGCCGATGCAAAGCCTTGAGGGTTGCATACTATTAACGTCCATCATTTTTCTTCCATTCGTGTCAGAGTCATTAGTAATCCTCGTCGCGATGTCTGCCTCAAACGAAAGCAGCTTGTTCAACATCATCGTGGTTGGCGGTGGCATCGCAGGATTGTCCGCGGTAAGCAATTGTAGAAGCAGACGAAACTGCGCTCTGACTAACTGCCATAGGCGATTGCGTTGAGAGGGTCAAATCGAAAGATAATTGTTCTGGAACAGAGTCGCCTCAACCGAGAGATCGGCGCCACAATATCGTGAGATCGTCCGCCCCGTGCATCTTTGAGGCATATGCTCTTCTAGAGACGAAGTGGACTAACAGGAATTCTCAGTCTCCAGCCAAATGCGTCAAAGTAAGTCATGAACCATAGATCAAGCGAGATGTTCCCCTCCACGTAGGGTAGCTGACGTTTGTAGAATTGTCGAGAAACAATGGGACCTCGAAGAAGGCCTTGCGAAGACGGGGTCTATGGCCGACAAAGCTGTAAGGTCAAGGCCGGAAGCCTGATGCGGATGTCAATTGACAGGTATTTTCCAGTTTCGGATTTACAACACAGAAGGAAAACTACATGCAGAGATTCCCTTTCACTTGAAGAAGAGCTATGGCGCTGTAGGTGCACCGTCATTGCTTCTGACACGCCATGATCTGAATCACTGACAATGATGCAGGAGAGAATGATCTATCATCGGTAAGCACTGATGGCAAAAACCATTTCACTACTAAGCTGACTTCAAAGTGTCGATTTACATGATGCTCTAAAATCTGCAGCAACGCGAAACGAAGGGAACGTGGATCCTGTCGAGATCCGAACTGGCTGCGTAGTCCGGAAATGCGACCCAGAGGCCGGAACCGTCGCACTCGAGTCCGGGGAAGTGCTTTCTGCAGACCTCATTGTTGGAGCTGATGGGATGTAAGTTAAGTTTACCGCGAAATCAGAGGGTCGTATTCCTAATCCTGTCGTAGCAAGAGCGTTCTTCGACAATCGATCATCGGAAAGGAAGCCCCCGCGATACCAACTGGACTCTCCGGTAAGCAGGCGACTGTATCAAACAGACACCGT from the Colletotrichum lupini chromosome 3, complete sequence genome contains:
- a CDS encoding X-Pro dipeptidyl-peptidase C-terminal non-catalytic domain-containing protein, giving the protein MPLPIQIAYKPIGKPEIGTNNYQGFTPGRAEVLPKGWNGYNAKPLESDIRIDHDVEIKVRDGCRLYIDVYRPADSTEKIPAIVGWSPYGKKYSALTMLPMTPWSCCVKKSDLSGLEKFEGLDPQRWCPKGYAIISVDSRGAGNSDGQVPIMGLQDAEDAYDVIEAIAKFDWCNGSVGMAGNSALAIAQWHVAALNPPSLKAIAPWEASGDLFREQFVRGGIFSMSNFDLITSLIIKGNSGVEDFAEMYRRSSLSNIWWEDKRANMKAIKIPAYISGSDFSSIHTMGSIRGFMELDTSDKWIRWSAWQEWFDLYSVPETNEDLAKFFDRYLKGIENDWEKTPKVRWTSLKFGDREPESDIIFEDFPPPNTEYKTFYLDNEKLSESAPSNSSTVSYNSEDGNSLVKFTYTFDKPSRLIGIPKAVLYMSCPSHDDMNVFVNIRKLDKNGNPMMHLCFPFWAAPVKSIHDIPKKEQSSTNLNLGSVGQLRASHRNTDPERSMHPQFPFHPHDREDKVSPGTIVELEIGIWAMGVDYEAGESVQVQIGGQFPSIAEYKAFSTERPDYERNKGKHFIHCGPEYQSRIILPSIPS
- a CDS encoding major facilitator superfamily transporter; translation: MGEIDNKITEERVESASDFPQKPQLDDGSFKANVQLADGDVTYLIPTPSSDPRDPLNLSPLRKWIIPMTCATFAAVGLVQVSGLGALLGEFIPEYAAEGRGYDDISHLMTYPSLFMGLGNLIGMPLALAVGRRPVFLGSCALAVIGSILCGVQKGYTSHLVARMVLGLAAGQSEALCPLMVQEVHFLHERARCLMWFTLWQSTLSAVYSLLTSYIAAGIGSSGWYFLGSGFAAITLIFAVFMVPETKYDRPLAAYQGQTAQVSHFVTTASPGVDDTTGVYTEMLTRKTTTEPRQLDFVNFKPRTFASDLRLFTQKVDWKEGWQCCTGMALVTFFPDMMWALLLNGLTIGVNIALGTTYGGILQNAPYNWKSSVVSFALTGQIVVAFLALPLLGRGSDWVIKFFARRNGGVHKAEYRLIPLIIPVIVGTLAAVIYGQAAEHPDRYHWFAIVFALNAYYFGFVGANQVGITYALDAYPTRSGPVLVIICAMRGVISFGTSYGVTPFIASMGYDGAFGIYGALTAGIGAAGIFVFIWGTQIREMVSKWSIANTTTTPSYNH
- a CDS encoding phytanoyl-CoA dioxygenase; translated protein: MATTTVSITEQPSAAIKTVEDGRMKMDGQDPSYGDWRDDLLRDGFAVIKAAIPRERADGYADKMYGLLESFGLGYDRNDPSTVHPDKLPVINEKGMLMAYGACHEDFVWDIRSEPGVVGAFEKVYGTEDLLVSFDVINYGFANRTNLPENKPWPHQDQDPEKPGFRCLQGLVNLHPCGPDDGGLIVCKGSHNLSAQFHKDLKDEPRIPAWTKEWYGFTDRGMEWLKEHGGEWIKVCADPGDLIVWDSRTAHYNVPVKGNIDRMAVYTCFMPVTDATQEDLVRKKAAYDSRLGTTHWPNARHTGSNTATRNGKPDHIVRERPLNDKKLSERAFKLTGIPYIRV